The stretch of DNA TGCCGAAGGTCTGGGTCCGCAGGAGCGCGAGGAGCGGCTCGTCGAGCGCGGGATCGAACGAGACGAGCCACGGGTCGACGACGCCGTTCGTGAGGCGTGCGCCTTCCGGCATCCCGCGCTTGCGATGGAGCTCGATGACCATCGGCAGCGAAGGCACGCCGCCGCCGTGTCCGTACGGGCCGGTGAGGACGACGCCGCGGAGCGCGGGCGTCTTGAAGGCGCCGAGCGTCTCGGGATCGGTCGTCACGCGCCGGCGCGGCGTGGGGGCGTCGCTCCACTTCGAGTCGCTCCGGAACTCGTTCGCATCGTATTTCTTCCGCGCGGCGATGCGGCCGTCGTCGGGCGTGAAGTCCTCGCGCCCGGACGGGAAGCGCAGCGCGTGGAACGCGTCGTCGGTGAGGCGCGGGCCGTAGTGGCACTGCGCGCATCCGGCGGTGAAGAACGCGGCGAGCCCGTCCTTCTGCGCGTCGGTCAGCGCCTTCATGTCGCCACGCGCGTAGAGATCGAGGTCGGTCGGGTTCACGCGGAACGCGCGCTCGAACGCCGCCATCGCCTTGCCGGCGTTGACGAAGATGCCCGTGATCGTCTCCTGGTCCTCGGGCGCCATCGCCTCCCACGCGGGATCGCCGGGCTTGCCCTCGTTCGGGAACCGCCGCACGTCGTCGATGTAAGGCATCGGCCCGAACACCGCCTCGTAGTCTTCGTGGAAGCGCCGCTCGATCCGGTGCGCGACGTAGAGGCGCGACGAGCCGAACTCGGTCGGATCCTCGAGCGGCAGGAGCGCCTGCATCCACAGCGTGTCGGCGCGACCGTCCCAGAGCTGCCAGCGCTGCCACGCGGCGAGGATCACGGTCGGCGTGTTGCGCGTCGACTCGCCGACGCCGCCGACGGCCTTGACGCTGCCGTCGGTGAACTGACGCGCGGGGGTGTGGCAGCGCTCGCACGACACCTCCGCCGATGGAGAGAGCCCCTTGTCGTCGAAGAGCCGCCTGCCGAACGCGGCGGCGCCGGGCCGATCGCCGTAGATGTTCGTCGGATCGGGCGGCGGCCCGCCCGTGAGCGGCATCTCCTCGATCATCTTCCACTGCAGCTTCGTGAAGCGTCCGTCCACGAGCGGCGTCGGGCGCTGCGCGGTGCCGAGGACCGCGCTCTCGATCGCCTCGGCGGTGGGGTCGTCGAGGTCCGCCGTGATCGCCATCGTCTTCGGATCGACGACGAGCACGCGCGGCAGCTTCCGGTCGTCGACGACGAACGCGCCGTCGGGATCGACGACGACGGAGGTCGCGACGTCTTCGATCGACTGCCACCGCTTCGCGGCGTCGGGCTCGGGGAGCGCGGAGTCCTCGTCGCGGACGACGACGTCGAGCACGTTGGCGCGCTCGCGCACGCCGGCGGTGAGCGCCTCCGTCCCGTGCTCGGCGCTCGCGCGGCAGGTCCCGCAGAACCCGGCGACGACGCGGATCACGAGCGGCTTCAGCTCGCCGCACGAGTTGCTGAAGTCGGCGAACGAGAGCCGGCCCGCGGTCCCGTCGGCGCGGACGCCGGCGAGCGTGCGGTTCCTGACGACGCTGCCCTTCTCGGTGCCGTACGGCCCCGCCGGGTACGCGACGGGCGTGCACGGCTCCGCGACCGGCGCCGTCTTGGGCGGCGCCGTTTCTTCGCTGCATGCAAGGAGCACGAGAGCGAAGGCCGCCCGTCGTAGCTTCATTCGAGCGGGAAGATGCGGATCTGACGGAAGGTCGAGGCGTTGCTGTCCGCGACGAAGAGGCGCTTGTTCGTCTTGTCGTACGCGACGCCGCGCGGCTTCACGAAGGTCGTGCCCGCGAAGAGGGTCGACACGGTGCCGTTGCCCGCGACCTGGCGGATCTCGAGGCCGCCGCCGTCGGGGAAGTTCCGGAACTGGCCGGTGATGATCGAGCCGTTCGGTCCCTCCGTCATCGTGTCCGGGCTCGGGATCGTCGCGAACACGGCGTGCTCGTCGGAGATGCCGCCGTCGGTCGGCAGCGCGTAGATGAGGCCGCGGGTCTGCTCGCTGACGTAGAGCGTCTGTCCGATCACGAGCGTCGCGACCGGCTTCTGGAACCCGCCGGCGTAGTCGGTCTCGCCGTTGAGCGTGACCTTCGTGACCGTGCCGGCGTCGTCGTTGCTGTTCGCCATGCGGAAGTACGCGCCGAACATCGTGTTGCCGCCGCCGCCGCCGCCGCCGCCGCCTCCGCCACCACCACCACCACCACCACCACCGCCGCCGGAGGGCGCGAGCGTGAGCGCGACGCGGCGCTTGGTCGGATCGGTGTCCGGGACCTCGCCCTTCTTCGCGGCGTCGGTCGGGTGCACGAAGGCGATGCCGCCGCCGGTGCCGAAGCCGAAGCGCGGGACGACGAGCGTGCCGTCGCTGAGCCGGACGATCTGTCCGACGTCGGGCGCGAGCGAGGCGTCGGACGTGTTCGGGAGGACGGCGAGCTTCGCGAAGCCTGCGGTGTCGGTCCAGGTCCAGATGTCGTTGTTGCGGTTGTCGGCGATGTAGAGCGTCTTGCCCTCGTCGTCCCAGAGGAGCGTCGACGGATCGCCGTTGCCGGCGGGATCGAAGTCGAGGTCGCCGGAGCGAACGATGCCGCCGTCCGATCCCGAGTCCGTGTCTCCGCCCGAAGAAGAAGAGGAGGAGGACGACGAGGTCGAGGACGTCGAGGAGCCCGACGAGCCGGACGACGTCGACGTGGACGACGACGAGGTCGAGGAGCCGGGCGGCGGCGCGTCGTCGTCGCCACAAGCGAGGAAGACCCCGACGGGAAGGACCATGAGAGCGAGGAGAAGCGAACGCGAGCGGCGCATGCTCCTCACGTACTCGTGCGGCAGCGGCGCCGTGTTACACGTGCGCAGCCGGACGTTACACGCCCGTCAAATCGGCGCTCCTCTACTTAGTAGTCGGCGCTGCGCTCAGCCGTTACCGCCGCCGCCACCGCCGCCACCGCCGCCACCGCCGCCACCGCCACCGCCACCGCCGTTACCGCCGCCGGTGCCGTTGCCGCCACCACCGCCGGTACCGTTGCCGCCGCCGCCGGTCGTCGGCGGAGCCGCTTCGGCCGCGACCCACGCGTCGATCGCGCCCTTCGAGCCCGCCGAGAGCGGCGGTCCGAGGTGCTGGCCCTTCGTGACGAAGAGGCTGTTGGACTTGTCGTAGCCGGCCGCCTTGAAGAGCGTGTACGTGGCGGCCTCGTCGGCGCCGAAGATGATCTTCGCGCCGTTCGTTCCCGGCGCGGTGTGGCACGACGCGCACTCCGGCTTCACCTTCGTGTACGCCGCGGCGAACGCCTGCGCCGGCGTCAGGTCCGCCGGCGGAGCCGCTCCACCGCACTCCGAGGCGCACGTGTTCTGCGTGCACGCGTTGTAGACCTGCCAGTCGTTGAGGCCGGCGGCGTTGTCCGTCTTGCACTTCGCCTGGCAGGCGACGAGCGCGGCGTCGTCGCCGCCCGCGGTCGTGCACTCCTCCATGCACGTCTGCAATTTCTTGCAGTCTTCGTTGCCCTTGAAGCACGTGATCGTCGCCGCGCAGCAGCTGGCGTCGTCGCTCATGCACGTGTTGCACGTGCTGTTGTCGAAGGCGAGGTTCTCCTTGCCGAGGCAGGTGTTCGCTTTGTCCTCGTCGTCGTCCGTCGTCTTCTTCTTTTTCTTGCCCGAGCCCGCGCTGTCGTCGTCGTCGTCGTCGTCGCCCTCCTCCTCCACGGCGGCCGTTCGCTGGTTGCAAGCGACGGCGGAGAGGACGGCGAAGAGGGTGCTGCCGACGAGAAGGAGGGCTCCGAGGCGCATCGAGCCCCTCACAAGCACGCGCCATGCCCCCTTTGCGCACGAAATACGGGCCAGTGGACGAGGGGCCCTGCGCAACCTACATCGACGCCTGGATCATTCCTGATTTCGATCGGGGATCCATTGAACGAAGCAGATGCCAGTTCAAAATTCCGGGCTTCGTTCATCCGATGGTCAGCGCGAGCGCCAGGATGGGCAGGCACACGACGAAGAGCACGAGACAGAAGCCCATGATGTCGCGCGCGCGGAGGCCCATCAGGCCGAGGAGCGGGAGGCTCCAGAACGGCTGGTACATGTTGCCGAGCATGTTCCCGTACGCGACCGCCATCGTGATCTTGCCGTAGCTGACGCCGAGCTCCTTCGCCGCTTGCAGCATCGGCGGTCCCTCGACCGCCCACTCGCCCGCGCCGGAGGGCACGAAGCTCTTCGTCAGGATCGAGGCGAGGAACGTGAAGAGCGGGAGCGTCGTCGCGTTCGCCGCCTGGACGAAGACCTGCGCGATCGAGTGCGAGAGCCCGGTCTGCTTCATCACCTCGAGGATGCCGCCGTAGAACGGGAACTGCAGCACGATGCCGGAGACGCCGCGCACGCTCCGCGCGATCGCCTTCGCGTACGCGACCGGCGACTCGTGGAGCACCATCCCGAGCATGAGGAAGCCGCAGTTGACGACGTTGTGATTGAGGTCGAAGCCGTTCGCGCGGAAGTGGCGCACGAGGAACGTGAGCCCGATCGCGCCGGTGACGAACGAGAGGACGCGCGAGTGATCGAGCCGCCCCGCCGGCGTGTCGGGCCGCGCCGCCCCCGCGTCGCCGTCCGCCGGCGGGAGGTCGGCGCCCTCGACGCCGGTGACGCCGCTCTTCGGCTGCATGGAGACGACGAGGAGCGGCACCACGAGCGCGATCGCGGCGCACGCGAGGAGGTTGTAAGGTGCAAGCACCGTCTGGGTGAGCGGCACCTTCGCGTCGGGGCCGCTCACGCCGAGCACCTCGCTCACGAAGTTCTTCTCCGTGTTCATGAGCAGCGGCGCGCTCGCGGTGAGGCCCGCGTGCCAGAGCAGCATCGAGGTGTACGCGCCGGTGCCGAGGAGCGGGTAGTGGATCGCGACGCCGCGCGCGGCGAAGGTGCGGCCGACCTCGCGCGCGAGGAGCGCGCTCGCGACGAGGCCGAAGCCCCAGTGGAGCCACCCGGTGACGATCGCGAAGACGGTGACGAGGAGGAGCGCCTGCGTCGCGGTCTTCGGCATCGCGGTGAGCCGCGCGAGGAGCTTCTTCGCCGGCGGGCTCGCCGCGATCGCCTCGCCGGTGACGACGATGAGGATGATCTGGAGCCCGAACTTCAGGATCTCGGCGTTGCCGAAGCCGCCGGTCCACGTCGCGACGAGCCCGGCCGCGTCGCGCGTCTTCGCGAAGCCGAGCGCGAGCGCGACGAGCGAGAGCAAGAGCACGAGCACGAACGGATCGGGCATCCACCGGCGCACGATGCGATCGGCGAACCCTCCCGCCTTGGCGAAGACATGGACCACGGCGCGCGCACGATACCGCGAATCGAGCTTGCATCCACGGCGTCTTGGCCACTACCTGATCTCGTGAAGCGGCTCTGGGCATGCGCGTTCGCCGGCGCGCTCGCGGCGATCGCGGGCGGCGCCGAGGCGCAGCCGCTCAAGCGGGACGTCGCGCGCATTCGCACCGAAGCGACGTCGCCGCCGCGCATGCCCGCGCCGTTCATCCTGCCCGACCTCGCGCACTCGCGCCTCGACGTCGGCGTCGACGCGATTGTCGGCCGCCTCTCGGCGATCCCCGGCGTCGCGCGGACGAGCGCGCCCGCGACGCTCGTGCGCCCCGCGGTCGAGGCGAACGTGTTCGTGCCGCGGCGCGTGTACCTCGGCCTCGCATACCCGTTCGGGACCGCGCTCCCGCTCGACGGCGGTCTCGTCGAGGGCGAGGCGGCGCGCCCCGCCGGCATGCGTCGCTTCAGCGGCAACGTCGAGGCGCACGTGCGCACGGTGTTCCCGCTGCCGACGTGGCTCGAGATCGGCTTCGTCCTCGGCGTCGTGGTCCCGACCGCCGTCTTCGATCGCGGATATCGCCCGAACCGATCCGCGGTCGAGTCGGTGAGCTCGCTCGATCCCACCGGCTACGCCGGCTTCCTCCCCGGCCGCTTCGCGCTCCGTCCCGCGGGCGACCTCCGCATCCGGCGCGGGCCCGTCGTCTTCCAGGGGCGGCACGGCCTCGACATCCTGCTCGACAACCAGGGGATCGAGAAGGCGGCCCTCGTCGGCCGGCTCCTCGGCCACCTCGGCTACCTCGCGCGCCGCGACGTCGAGGTCTCGCTCGAGGCCTCGCAGGTGTACTTCCTCGCCTCCGACGACAAGGTGACGACGGGCACGGGGCCGGAGATCGCCTTCGCGGACCGGTACCGCGTGCGCGACGGGAACCGATCCTCGATCACGATCGGGCCCGCCGTGCGCGCGATGACGCGTCACTTCGACTACGGCTTCGCCTTCGTGACGAACCTCGGCGATCCGCGCTCGCCCGTCGCGGACGGCTTCATCGGCCTCCGCTTCTCGATCATCGGGCACGTCCCGCCGTGAGCTAGTTCGGCTGCGTCGTCGGGCTCTCGCTCGTCTTGCGCGGAGCGCTCGTCTTCGTCGCGGCGCGCTCGGCGGCGGCGCGGACGAAGCGGGCGAAGAGCGGGTGCGCCGCGGTCGGCTTGCTCTTGAACTCGGGGTGAAACTGGCAGCCGAGGAAGTAGGGGTGCTCCTTGAGCTCCACCATCTCGACGAGCTTCCGGTCCGGGCTCGTGCCGGAGAGGACGAGGCCTGCCTTCTCGAGGCGCTCGCGGTAGTCGTTCGCGAACTCGTAGCGGTGGCGGTGGCGCTCGCTGATCTCCGTCGCGCCGTAGGCGTCCGCCGCGATCGTGCCCGGGAGGAGCGAGCAGGGGAAGCCGCCGAGGCGCATGCTAGCGCCCTTGCTCCGCACGTTGCGCTGCTCGGGCATGAGGTCGATGACGGGGTGCGCGGTGTCGCGCTCGAACTCGGCGCTGTTCGCGCCCTCGAGGCCCGCGACGCTGCGCGCGTACTCCACCACCGCGAGCTGCATCCCGAGGCAGATGCCGAAGAACGGCACCTTGTTCGTGCGCGCCCAGCCGATCGCCTGGATCTTGCCCTCGGTGCCGCGGTCGCCGAAGCCGCCGGGGACGAGCACGCCGTCGACGTGGGAGAGGAGCTTCGCCGCCCCTTCGCGCTCGATCTCCTCCGAGTCGATGTAGTCGAGCTCGACCGAGACCTCGTTCGCGAGGCCGCCGTGGACGAGCGCCTCGTGGAGCGACTTGTACGAGTCCTTGAGGTGGACGTACTTGCCGACGACGCCGATCTTCACGCTCCCGCGCGCGGGCTTCTTGAAGCGCTCGACGATGCGCTGCCACGGCGCGAGATCGGGCGCGCGGCTCCAGATGTTGAGGCGATCGGCGATGAGGTCGTCGAGGCCCTCGGAGTGGAGGTGGAGCGGCAGCTCGTAGATGCAGGATACATCGATCGCGGAGATGACCGCGTCGGCGGCGACGTTCGAGAAGAGCGCGATCTTGTCCTTCGTCGGCTTCGAGAGCGGCTGCTTCGTGCGGCAGAGGAGGATGTCGGGCTGGATGCCGATCTCGCGCATCTCCTTCACCGAGTGCTGGGTCGGCTTCGTCTTCAGCTCGCCCGCCGTCTCGATGAACGGGACGAGCGTGACGTGGAGGCTGAGCGCGTTCTGCGGGCCGGCCTCGACCTTGAGCTGGCGGATCGCCTCGAGGAAGGGGAGGGACTCGATGTCGCCGACGGTGCCGCCGATCTCGATGATCGCGACGTCGGGGCGGTTCGCGGAGGAGTCGACCGCGTCGCGGACGCGCGCCTTGATCTCGTCGGTGATGTGCGGGATGACCTGCACCGTCGCGCCGAGGTACTCGCCGCGGCGCTCCTTCGAGATGACCGACTCGTAGATCTTCCCGGTCGTGAAGTTGTTCGCCCGCGTCATGCGGGCGGAGGTGAAGCGCTCGTAGTGACCGAGGTCGAGATCGGTCTCGGCGCCGTCGTCGGTGACGAAGACCTCGCCGTGCTGGTACGGGCTCATCGTGCCCGGATCCACGTTGATGTACGGGTCGAGCTTCATGATCGTGACCCGCAGGCCGCGGGCCTCGAGGAGCGCTCCCACCGATGCGCTCGCCAAGCCCTTCCCGATCGAGGAAACGACGCCACCCGTGACGAAGAGGAACTTGGTGGGCTTCCGGCTCATTGAATTGCCTCCGGGGCGATACCTCTACCTCCATCTCGGGCCGGCGTTGAGGCAAACCTGCCTCAGCGACCACACGACGCAGAAACCACGGGGAAACGGCGGTCGAGCTCAGACCCCGCGCGCCAGCGTGAGCAGGCTCGCGAGCGCTCCGGCGACGAACAGGGCGAGCGCGGCGAGGACGAGCCCCGCGCGCGCCGGCACCTGCCGCCGCGCGATCCGGAGGAGCGGGCGCCGCGCGTTCTCGCGGTACCCCGCGTCCGCGAGGGGCTCGAGCGCGAGCGGCTCGGCGGGGCCGAAGAAGACGCGGAGGAGCGGCGCGGACTCGTCGCCCGGCCCGAGCGGCCGGAGGCGGAAGCCGGGGACGCTCCCCTCGCCGGTGGCGCGGAAGAAGAGGCGACGCTGGACCGCGGCGAGGAGGAGCGCGAACGCGATCGTGAGGACGGCGGCGAGCACGCCGAGCCGTGCGTTCGTGAGGAGGAAGAGGCCCCACCCGCCGATCGTGATCGCGCCGGAGAGCTCGCGCGCGCGGTGCGCCGACCAGACCCGCCGCCGCGCCGCGCGCACGATCGCGACGCCGAGGACGGCGAAGCCAGCGAGCGCGAAGTCGAGGGCGCGCCCGCGGAAGAACGGCCGCGGGGGATACTCGCCGCGGCAGATCGACGGGCGGCTCGCGGCGGCGGCGCAGCGCGCGCGTCCGAGCTCGGCGCGCGCGCGATCGTGCTTGTCGTCCGCGGCGCGCGCGAGGGCGGCGTTCGCGTAGGCGCTCCCGATCAGGTCGCGGTCGGCGAGCGGGGCGAGGAGCGCGTACGCGCCGTTCGCGTCGCCGGCGCGCTCGAGCGCCTCGCCGTAGTCGGCGGTGAGCGGCGGCGCGGCGCCTCCGTGCTCGACCGCGAACGTGTGCTCCGCGCGGAGCTCGCGCGCGCTCGCCTCGATCTCGGCCGGCTCCGCGGCCGGATCGCGCACGAACGAGAGCGCGTGGAGCCGCGTCGCGCGCTCGTACACGCCGCCCGCCTCCTCGTGCAGGCGGCGCGCGCGGACCTCGCCCGCGAGAGAGCGCGCGGTCTCGACGTCGCCCTCGTCGAGCGCCGCCTGCGCCTCGCGCACCTTCGCGATCGCCTCGTCGTCCGCCATCGTCGCGTTGAGGCACGCGACGGTGAGGACGGCCGCGACCGAAGGCATCCCACTACGACAGCGCAGCCCTCGCCGCCACGCAAGCGGGCGCGCGCCCTTCAGCGCAGCCCTCGCCGCCACGCAAGCGGGCGCGCCCGCCTTCAGCGCAGCGAGCGCAGGTAGGTGAGGATCTCGGCGATCTCGGCGTCCGCGAGCTGCATCGGCGGCATCTTCCCGCGTCCCTTGCGGATGGTCCGCGCGAGCTCCTCGGCGCGGTAGAGGAAGGGACGGTCGACGAGGTTCGTGCCGATGTGCCCGCGCGCCTCCGGGCCGTGGCAGCCGGAGCAGCGATCAGTGTAGAGTGCACGCGCGTGATCGAGGCCGGCGTCGGGCGCGGCGTAGCGCCCGTCGGGCGTGGCCGCGACCGCGTCGAGCGCGGCGCTCTCGGACCGGAGCGGGAACACGTACGCCCCCGCGTCGGGGCCGAAGCTCGCCGCGAGCCACGCCACGAGCGCGGGCTCCTCGCTCGGCTCGAGGTTCGCGCCCCACGTCGCCATCTTCGTGACGACCTTCTTCCATTGCGCCTCCGTGAGCCGCTGCTGCTCGAGCATCTGCATCGTGTGGCAGGAGAGGCACGAGCGCTCCGCGACGCCGCGCGCGTCGATCGTCACCGGCGCGGGCGCGCTCGCTTCGGCCTCCACCGGCGGAGGCGGCGGCGGCGACTTCTTCGTGCACGCCGCGGCGAGGACGAGCGCGAGGGAGAGCGCGCGCTTCATGCGGCCGACCACGTCGCGGAGTGCCAGGCGTTCCAGAAGTAGCCGCTCGGGTTCCACTGTGCCTTCTCCGGCTGCACGTTGCCCTTCGCGTCGGTCGCGCGCGCGTGCGCCGTCAGCGTGCCGGTCATCGTCGCGGGGACGGTGAAGCGGAAGACCTGCCATCGTCCGGCGCCGGCTTCGCCCTCGAGCGTCGCGGGCTTCCAGGTCTTCCCGCCGTCGAGCGAGACCTCCACCTTCGCGATCGGCGCCTCGCCCGAGAAGGCGACGCCGGCGATCGCGTGGTCCTTCGCGGCCCCGATGATCGACTTCACCGGGAACGTCGTCGCGGTGCGCATCTTCTCGGGCGGCACCGCGGCGCCGGGCTCCACCGGCTCGATCGGCATCTTGTACGCGGTCTGCATGAAGAAGCCCGGCGCCTCCGTCTTCTCGACCGCGATGCGCGTGAGCCACTTCACCCAGTGATCGCCGGCCCAGCCGGGGACGACGAGGCGCATCGGCGCGCCGTGCTCGAGCGTGAGCGGCTCGCCGTTCATCGCGTACGCGACGAGGGTGCCGGGATCGAGCGCGCGCTCGATCGGGATGCTGCGGACGAACGCGGGCACGCTCGGCTTCGGCGCCGCGTCCGCCCCGCGGAGGTGCACGTGGGCGCCCTTCTTCAGCGCGGCGTCGAGGCCCGCCTTCTCGAGCAGATCCTTGAGGCGCACGCCGGTGAAGGTGGCCTGTCCCATCGCGCCGTGGTCCCACTGCAGCCCGGGCACGCGCGGCGCGTGGAACGAGCGGCCGTTCCCGGAGCACTGGAGCACCGCGGTGACGGTGACCTTCGGCAGCGCCTCGAGGTCGGCGACCTTCAGCGAGAGCTTCGACGTCACGAGCCCCTCGATCGCGAGCGCGCGATCGCGATCGAGCGCGGGCGGTCCGAAGTGGCTCCGCACGAAGAACGAGCGCGTGGGGATCGTGAGCTGCGTGAAGAGGTGCTGCGGGGTGGAGAGGTTCTGCGGATCGGCGCCGAGCTGATGGAGGACCGCCTCTCCCGCCTCTCTCGTCTCGTCCGCGCGCAGCGGCGACGCGAAGGCCAGCGCGACGCCCGCGCCGCGCAAGAGTCCGCGCCGCCCGATCATGGCGCGCACTTCATGCCGGGGGCGCGCCGAGGTCAAGGGCGCATGCTATGAGGCGAAGCCGTGAGGCGGCCGCAGTGGATACCGACGCGCTCCGACGTGCCGGGCGTCCTCTTGGCGCTCGTCATCGGTGGCGCGTCGGTCGGCCTCGTGAAGGCGCTGCCGTCGTCGCCGCTGATCTCGGACGTGCTCGTCGCCCTCTTCCTCGGCGCGCTCGTCCTCAACGTGCCGCCGCTGGCGCGCCTCGCCGGCCTCGGCCACGTCGGCAAGGAGCGCGAGCCGGATCGCTACGCCTCCGGCCTCCGCTTCACCGGCAAGTGGCTCCTCCGCCTCTCCATCGTCTTGATGGGCCTCAAGGTGCAGACCGGCTTCTTCGGCCGCACGGAGATCGAGACGATCTTCATCGTCGCGGGCGCGTCGATCCCGAGCACCTTCTTCTTCGCGCACGTCCTCGGCGTCGCGCTCCGCGTGCGGCGTCCGCTCGTCGATCTCCTCGCCGGCGGCACGATGATCTGCGGCGCGTCCGCGGTGAACGCGATCGCCCCCGCGGCCCGCGCGCACCGCGACGAGCAGGGCGTCGCGATCGCGGTCGTCTTCCTCTTCTCCGTGACCGCGATGCTCTCGTTCCGCACGCTCGCCTTCGCGTTCGGCCTCGACGCGTCGTTCGCGGGGCTGTGGAGCGGCCTCGCGGTGAACGACCTCGCGAGCGCGATCGCGGTCGGCGCGCAGATGGGGGAGGCGGGCGGCGTGATGGCGGCGGCGTCGAAGTCGGCGCGCATCCTGCTCCTCGCGCCGGTGCTCGTCTCGATCGCGCTCGCACGGCGCTCGAACACGAGCACGAGCGCGAAGAAGGGCCAGCTGACGAAGAGCGTCGTCGACGCGCTGCCGGCGTTCATCGTCGGGTACGTCGCGCTCGCGCTGGTGCGGGTCGCGGGCGATCGCGCCTTCGCGGGCGCGCCGGCGTGGGCGAGCTTCCTCGCGGCGGACAAGCTGGTCGTCGACGTCCTGATGTCGACGGTGTCCGCCGGCATCGGCCTCCACCTCGACGTGCGCTCCGTCCTCGCGTCCTCCGCGCGCGCGGTCGGCGTCGGCGCGGGCGCGTCGGTGTGGATGGCGGGCCTGACCCTCGCGATGATCGTCCTCCTCGCGCGCGGCCACACCGGCGTCGCGATCGCGCTCGGCGCCGCGGCGCTGCTCGCCGCCGTCGCGCTCCATCGCGTCTTCGCCGGCGAAGCGGCGAAGACGCGCGCGATCGAGCGGCGCTTCGAGGAGGGGCAGCTCCTCACGCTCGAGGAGTGCACGGTGCTGCTGGAGCAACGCGAGGCGGGCAGCGCGCTCGACGACACGTTCCTCCGTCGCTTGCTCGATCTCTTGAGCCCCTCCATCGGCGAGCTGATCCCGGCGCGCACGAGCCCGCTCGGTCACGGCGAGGGTTGTCGCTGGTTGACGTACTGGGAGGGGAAGACGGGCTGG from Labilithrix sp. encodes:
- a CDS encoding c-type cytochrome, which encodes MKRALSLALVLAAACTKKSPPPPPPVEAEASAPAPVTIDARGVAERSCLSCHTMQMLEQQRLTEAQWKKVVTKMATWGANLEPSEEPALVAWLAASFGPDAGAYVFPLRSESAALDAVAATPDGRYAAPDAGLDHARALYTDRCSGCHGPEARGHIGTNLVDRPFLYRAEELARTIRKGRGKMPPMQLADAEIAEILTYLRSLR
- a CDS encoding sulfite oxidase codes for the protein MIGRRGLLRGAGVALAFASPLRADETREAGEAVLHQLGADPQNLSTPQHLFTQLTIPTRSFFVRSHFGPPALDRDRALAIEGLVTSKLSLKVADLEALPKVTVTAVLQCSGNGRSFHAPRVPGLQWDHGAMGQATFTGVRLKDLLEKAGLDAALKKGAHVHLRGADAAPKPSVPAFVRSIPIERALDPGTLVAYAMNGEPLTLEHGAPMRLVVPGWAGDHWVKWLTRIAVEKTEAPGFFMQTAYKMPIEPVEPGAAVPPEKMRTATTFPVKSIIGAAKDHAIAGVAFSGEAPIAKVEVSLDGGKTWKPATLEGEAGAGRWQVFRFTVPATMTGTLTAHARATDAKGNVQPEKAQWNPSGYFWNAWHSATWSAA
- a CDS encoding short-chain fatty acid transporter, with product MVHVFAKAGGFADRIVRRWMPDPFVLVLLLSLVALALGFAKTRDAAGLVATWTGGFGNAEILKFGLQIILIVVTGEAIAASPPAKKLLARLTAMPKTATQALLLVTVFAIVTGWLHWGFGLVASALLAREVGRTFAARGVAIHYPLLGTGAYTSMLLWHAGLTASAPLLMNTEKNFVSEVLGVSGPDAKVPLTQTVLAPYNLLACAAIALVVPLLVVSMQPKSGVTGVEGADLPPADGDAGAARPDTPAGRLDHSRVLSFVTGAIGLTFLVRHFRANGFDLNHNVVNCGFLMLGMVLHESPVAYAKAIARSVRGVSGIVLQFPFYGGILEVMKQTGLSHSIAQVFVQAANATTLPLFTFLASILTKSFVPSGAGEWAVEGPPMLQAAKELGVSYGKITMAVAYGNMLGNMYQPFWSLPLLGLMGLRARDIMGFCLVLFVVCLPILALALTIG
- a CDS encoding CTP synthase; the encoded protein is MSRKPTKFLFVTGGVVSSIGKGLASASVGALLEARGLRVTIMKLDPYINVDPGTMSPYQHGEVFVTDDGAETDLDLGHYERFTSARMTRANNFTTGKIYESVISKERRGEYLGATVQVIPHITDEIKARVRDAVDSSANRPDVAIIEIGGTVGDIESLPFLEAIRQLKVEAGPQNALSLHVTLVPFIETAGELKTKPTQHSVKEMREIGIQPDILLCRTKQPLSKPTKDKIALFSNVAADAVISAIDVSCIYELPLHLHSEGLDDLIADRLNIWSRAPDLAPWQRIVERFKKPARGSVKIGVVGKYVHLKDSYKSLHEALVHGGLANEVSVELDYIDSEEIEREGAAKLLSHVDGVLVPGGFGDRGTEGKIQAIGWARTNKVPFFGICLGMQLAVVEYARSVAGLEGANSAEFERDTAHPVIDLMPEQRNVRSKGASMRLGGFPCSLLPGTIAADAYGATEISERHRHRYEFANDYRERLEKAGLVLSGTSPDRKLVEMVELKEHPYFLGCQFHPEFKSKPTAAHPLFARFVRAAAERAATKTSAPRKTSESPTTQPN
- a CDS encoding putative sulfate exporter family transporter — protein: MRRPQWIPTRSDVPGVLLALVIGGASVGLVKALPSSPLISDVLVALFLGALVLNVPPLARLAGLGHVGKEREPDRYASGLRFTGKWLLRLSIVLMGLKVQTGFFGRTEIETIFIVAGASIPSTFFFAHVLGVALRVRRPLVDLLAGGTMICGASAVNAIAPAARAHRDEQGVAIAVVFLFSVTAMLSFRTLAFAFGLDASFAGLWSGLAVNDLASAIAVGAQMGEAGGVMAAASKSARILLLAPVLVSIALARRSNTSTSAKKGQLTKSVVDALPAFIVGYVALALVRVAGDRAFAGAPAWASFLAADKLVVDVLMSTVSAGIGLHLDVRSVLASSARAVGVGAGASVWMAGLTLAMIVLLARGHTGVAIALGAAALLAAVALHRVFAGEAAKTRAIERRFEEGQLLTLEECTVLLEQREAGSALDDTFLRRLLDLLSPSIGELIPARTSPLGHGEGCRWLTYWEGKTGWALVAVVREPGSVTPIHAHPHRMLGKAIEGRLEELRFKDVAGGVELTAREVLAHEQLVEAEGLASLHVVRAVGDAPAIDIQLRGPEVGKPGRLLRPARDVDVLTLPVGARIDATEEIDARPGQSGDGAAAGRAAT